A single Cucumis melo cultivar AY chromosome 4, USDA_Cmelo_AY_1.0, whole genome shotgun sequence DNA region contains:
- the LOC103486784 gene encoding FT-interacting protein 3 — MQRPPPEDFLLKETNPHLGGGKVTGDKLTSTYDLVEQMQYLYVRVVKAKDLPGKDVTGSCDPYVEVKLGNYKGTTRHFEKKSNPEWNQVFAFSKDRIQSSVLEVTVKDKDFVKDDFMGRVLFDMNEIPKRVPPDSPLAPQWYRLEDKKGDKLKGELMLAVWMGTQADEAFPEAWHSDAATVSGTDGLANIRSKVYLSPKLWYLRVNVIEAQDLQPTDKGRYPEVFVKAVLGNQALRTRISQNRTINPLWNEDLMFVAAEPFEEPLILSVEDRVAPNKDETLGRCAIPLQYVDRRLDHKPVNSKWYNLEKHIILEGEKKKEIKFASRIHMRICLEGGYHVLDESTHYSSDLRPTAKVLWKQSIGVLELGILNAQGLMPMKTKDGRGTTDAYCVAKYGQKWVRTRTIIDSFTPKWNEQYTWEVFDPCTVVTIGVFDNCHLLGGDKGGGTKDSRIGKVRIRLSTLETDRVYTHSYPLLVLHPNGVKKMGEIHLAVRFTCSSLLNMMHMYTHPLLPKMHYIHPLTVSQLDSLRHQATQIVSMRLTRAEPPLRKEVVEYMLDVGSHMWSMRRSKANFFRIMGVLSGLIAVGKWFDQICNWKNPITTVLIHILFIILVMYPELILPTIFLYLFLIGVWYYRWRPRHPPHMDTRLSHADSAHPDELDEEFDTFPTSRPGDIVRMRYDRLRSIAGRIQTVVGDLATQGERLQSLLSWRDPRATALFVLFCLVAAIVLYVTPFQVVALLTGFYVLRHPRFRHKLPSVPLNFFRRLPARTDCML; from the coding sequence ATGCAGAGGCCACCGCCAGAAGATTTTCTATTGAAGGAGACCAATCCCCATCTTGGTGGGGGGAAGGTCACTGGAGATAAGCTCACGAGCACGTATGATCTCGTTGAGCAAATGCAGTATCTCTACGTCCGTGTTGTCAAAGCGAAAGACTTGCCTGGAAAGGATGTTACTGGTAGCTGTGACCCTTATGTAGAGGTGAAGCTTGGGAACTACAAGGGTACAACTCGACATTTTGAGAAGAAATCGAATCCTGAGTGGAACCAGGTTTTTGCCTTCTCGAAAGACCGGATTCAGTCTTCAGTGCTTGAGGTTACTGTAAAGGATAAAGATTTTGTGAAGGATGATTTCATGGGTCGTGTTTTATTCGACATGAATGAGATTCCAAAGCGCGTTCCACCCGACAGTCCATTGGCTCCTCAGTGGTATAGACTTGAAGATAAGAAAGGCGATAAACTGAAAGGAGAGCTAATGTTGGCTGTTTGGATGGGAACTCAAGCTGATGAAGCATTTCCTGAAGCATGGCATTCAGATGCTGCAACTGTCAGTGGAACTGATGGTCTAGCGAATATTCGATCGAAGGTGTATCTTTCACCTAAGCTCTGGTATTTAAGGGTTAATGTTATCGAAGCTCAGGACTTACAGCCTACTGATAAGGGTCGATACCCTGAAGTTTTTGTGAAGGCTGTCCTGGGAAATCAAGCTTTGAGAACAAGGATTTCCCAGAACAGGACAATCAATCCATTGTGGAATGAGGATTTGATGTTTGTAGCTGCAGAACCATTTGAGGAACCCTTGATTTTGAGTGTCGAGGACCGAGTTGCTCCGAATAAGGATGAAACCCTTGGTAGATGTGCGATTCCTTTGCAATATGTGGACCGGAGATTGGACCATAAACCTGTGAACAGCAAATGGTACAATCTGGAGAAGCATATTATCCTtgaaggagaaaagaagaaagaaatcaaGTTCGCTAGCAGAATTCATATGAGGATCTGTTTGGAAGGTGGTTATCATGTTTTGGATGAATCAACACACTATAGCAGTGATCTTCGTCCTACTGCCAAAGTATTGTGGAAGCAGAGCATTGGAGTGTTGGAATTAGGTATCCTCAATGCTCAGGGATTGATGCCTATGAAGACTAAAGATGGTCGTGGGACAACAGATGCATATTGTGTGGCGAAATATGGGCAGAAGTGGGTTCGAACTAGGACGATCATTGATAGCTTCACACCCAAGTGGAATGAGCAGTATACTTGGGAAGTTTTCGATCCATGCACAGTGGTTACGATTGGTGTCTTTGATAATTGTCATTTGCTTGGGGGAGATAAAGGTGGAGGGACAAAGGATTCACGGATTGGAAAGGTGAGGATACGTCTTTCAACTCTCGAAACAGACCGAGTTTACACACACTCGTATCCTCTTCTGGTTTTGCATCCAAATGGAGTGAAGAAGATGGGTGAGATACACTTGGCTGTGAGGTTCACTTGCTCTTCCTTGCTGAACATGATGCACATGTACACACATCCCCTGCTTCCCAAAATGCATTATATTCATCCTTTGACGGTCAGCCAGCTTGATAGCTTAAGGCATCAGGCAACGCAGATCGTATCAATGAGGCTGACCCGGGCTGAGCCACCACTGAGGAAGGAAGTAGTTGAATATATGCTGGATGTCGGTTCCCACATGTGGAGCATGCGAAGAAGCAAAGCAAATTTCTTCAGGATTATGGGAGTTTTAAGTGGATTAATAGCAGTAGGAAAATGGTTTGATCAAATTTGCAACTGGAAAAACCCCATTACCACTGTACTGATACACATCTTGTTTATAATCCTCGTCATGTACCCAGAGCTAATCCTGCCCACCATTTTCCTCTACCTCTTCTTGATTGGTGTTTGGTATTACCGTTGGAGGCCAAGGCATCCGCCACACATGGACACTCGTTTGTCACATGCAGACTCTGCACACCCCGATGAACTTGACGAAGAATTCGACACATTCCCAACATCAAGGCCTGGTGACATCGTGAGGATGAGGTACGACCGACTTAGAAGCATTGCTGGGAGGATTCAGACTGTTGTGGGGGATTTAGCGACTCAAGGAGAGAGGTTGCAGTCTTTGCTTAGCTGGAGAGACCCAAGAGCCACTGCCCTGTTTGTTTTGTTCTGTCTTGTTGCTGCTATTGTCTTATACGTCACACCATTCCAAGTTGTGGCCCTGCTTACTGGATTTTATGTTTTGAGACACCCCAGATTCCGCCACAAGCTTCCTTCTGTGCCACTGAATTTCTTCAGGAGGCTGCCTGCAAGGACTGATTGTATGTTGTGA